A single genomic interval of Lodderomyces elongisporus chromosome 8, complete sequence harbors:
- the CTI6 gene encoding Histone deacetylase complex subunit (BUSCO:EOG09260NE0): MSRRSSRRSLSLDQKSRSKISSEVLESRSSTNATASGIDVSVEEDEDEELEGGGNVDRADEGEEEEEEEEEITRCICGQDELSQDRINPALAHLLKKEFKIDIDQGLFIQCDKCSVWQHGYCVGLYENDDVPDKYWCEQCKPELHIIVDYDTYSDRTLYKPVNDKRKKIEQFGIRQQANHSNEIKSEATDVSKSSNGNNNNNNNNNNNKNNNNNNKNNKDTENINANTNDSSRGNINSTNNQSTSTSSSASTSGKRKRNERGLSNASKERRTDRRYHYQRDDADEYDKQLQKALRESAKESGLVAEESETGRSSPRKRSSRNTQDSITSASRNSLGSYSDGENTRSKRFKTENAAAELHSDGSESQANSTDLSRSKYNRSKKRSERGNGRAHSASASASASSSTTSVASAAEKYGKRSAKKMDSNDLVASNATAKEEIVKQPFKPRYVSGNSSFYDLRKRTSAIIEWIVRTHHDLLEEKAQKLELFSFAPDSEVVREEKTALERSFDENSAKIENLRTKINEWESKFGKYAAS; encoded by the coding sequence ATGTCTCGTCGTTCTAGTAGAAGGTCTTTATCACTAGACCAGAAGTCCAGGTCCAAGATTCTGTCTGAAGTACTCGAAAGTCGTTCGAGTACAAATGCTACTGCTTCGGGAATTGATGTTTCCgtggaagaagatgaagatgaagaattAGAAGGAGGAGGGAATGTTGATAGAGCAGACGAAggggaagaagaggaggaggaggaggaggagataACAAGATGTATATGTGGCCAAGACGAACTTAGTCAAGATCGAATCAACCCGGCTTTGGCAcacttgttgaaaaaggaGTTTAAAATAGACATTGACCAAGGGTTATTTATACAGTGTGATAAGTGTAGTGTTTGGCAACATGGCTACTGTGTTGGCTTGTACGAAAATGACGACGTACCTGATAAATACTGGTGTGAGCAGTGTAAGCCAGAGCTCCATATCATAGTTGATTATGATACATATCTGGATCGCACGTTGTACAAGCCTGTAAAtgataaaaggaaaaaaattgaacaatttGGAATCCGTCAACAAGCTAATCATAGCAACGAAATTAAACTGGAGGCCACTGATGTAAGCAAAAGCAGCAacggcaacaacaacaacaacaacaacaacaacaacaacaaaaataataataacaacaataaaaacaacaaagacaCTGAAAACATCAATGCCAATACCAACGATAGCAGTAGGGGCAATATCAATAGTACTAATAATCAGAGCACAAGCACAAGTAGCAGCGCCAGCACTAGCGGTAAACGCAAGAGGAATGAACGGGGTTTGCTGAATGCATCTAAAGAACGAAGAACAGATCGAAGATACCACTACCAACGTGATGACGCAGATGAATACGACAAGCAGTTGCAAAAGGCCTTGCGCGAAAGCGCAAAGGAGTCTGGCTTAGTTGCAGAGGAACTGGAAACCGGTAGGCTGTCCCCTAGAAAAAGGTCTAGCAGAAATACTCAGGATTCAATAACGAGTGCTTCGAGAAACTCACTTGGGCTGTATAGTGATGGTGAAAATACCAGGTCAAAACGTTTCAAGACAGAAAATGCCGCAGCAGAGTTGCATTCTGATGGGAGTGAGTCGCAAGCCAATTCAACTGACTTGTCGAGGTCAAAGTATAATAGGTCCAAAAAGAGGAGTGAGCGAGGCAACGGCAGGGCACATTCTGCTTCTGCATCTGCTTCtgcatcttcttcaacaacatcgGTAGCATCCGCAGCAGAGAAGTATGGTAAAAGAAGTGCTAAAAAAATGGATTCAAATGATTTAGTAGCATCAAATGCTACAGCCAAGGAAGAAATAGTCAAGCAACCATTCAAGCCAAGATATGTTAGTGGAAACTCCTCATTCTACGATTTGCGCAAACGGACTAGTGCAATTATCGAATGGATAGTGAGAACTCATCATGATCTTTTGGAAGAAAAGGCACAGAAATTGgaacttttttcttttgctccAGATTCGGAAGTTgtgagagaagaaaagacagCATTGGAAAGATCTTTTGATGAGAATTCAgcaaagattgaaaatcTTCGTACCAAAATCAACGAATGGGAGTccaaatttggaaaatacgCAGCACTGTAA
- the HEK2 gene encoding RNA binding protein, heterogenous nuclear RNP-K like protein: MTESLFDTNFTSENESKPVVPTTEAAAPASAPAPAPASASGSDSTFVSAPSTQQGTTAAEVPSSSADQESKKESGNTTSTAASTDANTTSTSTTTSGDSHQDADYDNSAALPSLDDKSNADALINYRVLVSAKEAGCLIGQNGGVIDSIRNETNTKAGISRLTPGTHERILTVSGKLDDSAKALSYFAQALCDSAIELYNYFPLKQLSSTPCVEGETTIIRLLIPNSQMGTLIGSKGARIQQIQQSFGVSMIASKSFLPGSNERLVELQGTVDDLYDSLRVISRCLIEDFSSSVGTTTYYVPRSHQMTRKSTATINFPNDMVGALIGKNGSRIQGVRKVSGAMIGISEAEDGSDERVFTITGTQQAVEKAKGLLYHNLEREEQRRAEATSAGENATEES; encoded by the coding sequence ATGACAGAATCATTGTTTGATACAAACTTCACATCTGAAAATGAAAGTAAACCTGTAGTTCCTACTACAGAAGCGGCAGCTCCTGCTTCTGCTCCAGCTCCTGCtcctgcttctgcttctggaTCAGATTCTACTTTCGTTTCAGCTCCATCAACTCAGCAAGGCACCACCGCCGCGGAGGTGccatcatcatctgcaGACCAAGAATCCAAAAAGGAGAGTGGTAACACTACCAGCACCGCCGCAAGTACTGATGccaacacaaccagcacCAGTACTACCACTTCAGGAGACTCTCACCAAGACGCTGACTATGACAACTCCGCTGCATTGCCTTCCTTAGACGACAAGTCCAATGCCGATGCATTGATCAACTATCGTGTCTTGGTGTCAGCTAAAGAAGCTGGCTGTCTCATTGGACAAAATGGTGGTGTCATTGACTCGATTCGTAATGAAACAAACACCAAAGCTGGTATCTCACGTTTGACCCCAGGTACTCATGAACGTATCTTGACCGTGTCGGGTAAATTAGACGACAGTGCTAAAGCACTTTCATATTTTGCTCAAGCACTTTGCGATTCGGCGATTGAACTTTACAACTACTTCCCATTGAAACAATTGAGCTCTACACCATGTGTCGAAGGTGAGACTACTATCATCAGATTGTTGATTCCAAATAGTCAAATGGGTACCTTGATTGGCTCAAAAGGTGCACGTATCcaacaaattcaacaaagtTTTGGTGTCTCTATGATTGCATCAAAACTGTTCTTGCCTGGCTCAAATGAAAGGTTGGTTGAGTTACAAGGTACTGTTGATGACTTGTATGACTCCTTGCGTGTTATTTCGCGTTGTCTTATTGAAGATTTTTCGTCAAGTGTTGGCACAACCACTTACTACGTGCCACGCTCCCATCAAATGACTAGAAAGAGCACTGCGACTATCAACTTCCCTAACGATATGGTTGGAGCCTTGATTGGTAAGAACGGTTCAAGAATCCAAGGTGTTAGGAAAGTTAGTGGTGCCATGATTGGTATCAGCGAAGCTGAAGACGGTTCAGATGAAAGAGTATTCACCATCACCGGAACACAACAGGCTGTTGAAAAAGCCAAAGGTTTATTATACCACAACttggaaagagaagaacaaagaagagCCGAGGCTACTTCAGCTGGTGAGAACGCCACTGAAGAGTCATAA
- the VPS45 gene encoding vacuolar protein sorting-associated protein 45: MTLSLTKVKDVYFNQLFSKKIQTLSNIREQNDSSASSLQQQYQQKRPRVLLLDNYTAAIVSVCYTQTQLLSNDIILIEVIENQNELRSMKHLDCTVYIKPCRESLQLLCKELSAPHYQRYNIFFNNTVSKIQIEQLAEADEYESVESVIELFQDYMILNDSFFSIKAEQKSVNPVQLEAESIASLLLALKKTPIIKYESNSMELKRLGSELLYNINSNSNNNLFDDLNRNADAPPLLLLFDRKNDPITPLITPWTYQSMIHEFLKIEKNVVSLPEKQVIITEDDQFYKDSMYLNYGDLNDKFKNYVDKYKSETKQSSIENLKTQSLSELKKVLTQFPELKKFSLNILTHLNLIGELDEHIKRQSLWEVGELEQTIVCGLDSQQNVKQRLLEILEGKSTTTENKLKLVLLYIYKFHNPTDLSLLISKLQDANLTSPLPTQSQIELVRKFTTTFSTDTNGETNNHQQSQQQGLANLFGNKKVQFENLFNRNTSSQNDNIYLQYTPRLHDILSAVIGNDHSERHKILSTLIPDKVKQQYGGGVGPGPGSGAGGAPNSLPRDIIVYFKGGVTYEEARLVHELSASNKRLSIIIGGDQVLNSSQWLDKMCSMVSRENAQTDLNDETESHVQNRSELLRDIL; this comes from the coding sequence atgacaTTGAGTTTAACTAAAGTCAAAGACGTTTACTTTAACCAGTTGTTTCTGAAAAAGATTCAGACTTTGTCGAATATCCGCGAACAAAATGATTCTCTGGCACTGCTGTTGCAACAGCAATACCAACAGAAGAGACCGAGGGTGTTGCTCTTGGATAATTACACTGCCGCGATTGTTTCAGTTTGCTACACTCAAACACAGTTGTTGTCGAATGATATAATACTCATTGAAGTCATTGAGAACCAAAATGAGCTTCGTTCAATGAAACACTTGGACTGCACGGTATACATCAAGCCGTGTCGTGAATCATTACAATTATTGTGTAAAGAGCTAAGTGCTCCACACTACCAGAGATATAAcatatttttcaacaatacAGTGAGTAAGATCCAGATTGAGCAATTGGCAGAGGCAGACGAGTATGAGTCTGTTGAGAGTGTGATTGAGTTGTTTCAAGATTATATGATACTCAATGACTCCTTTTTCTCCATTAAAGCCGAACAGAAACTGGTCAACCCTGTACAACTAGAAGCAGAGAGCATAGCAAGTTTGTTATTAGCACTCAAAAAAACCCCGATAATAAAGTATGAGTCGAACTCGATGGAATTGAAGCGCCTTGGCTCGGAATTACTATACAATATAAACTCCAACTCAAACAATAACTTATTCGACGATTTGAACCGGAATGCCGATGCCCCACCTTTGCTTTTACTCTTTGACCGCAAAAATGACCCCATAACACCCTTGATAACACCGTGGACGTATCAATCAATGATTCATGAGTTTTtgaagattgaaaaaaatgtggTGAGTTTGCCCGAGAAACAAGTGATTATCACTGAAGATGACCAATTCTATAAAGATTCAATGTATCTAAACTATGGTGACTTAAACGACAAGTTTAAGAACTATGTCGACAAGTACAAatcagaaacaaaacaatcgTCGATTGAAAACCTAAAGACGCAGAGTTTATCtgagttgaaaaaagtATTGACGCAATTTCCAGAGCTCAAAAAGTTCTCTCTCAACATATTGACtcatttgaatttgattgGAGAGTTGGATGAACATATCAAGAGACAACTGCTTTGGGAGGTAGGAGAGCTTGAGCAAACAATTGTATGTGGATTGGACCTGCAACAAAATGTCAAACAGAGATTGTTGGAAATATTAGAAGGCAAATCTACCACGACTGAGAATAAACTTAAATTGGTTTTGCTTTACATCTACAAATTTCATAATCCGACAGATTTGTCCTTACTCATCAGCAAGCTCCAAGATGCAAATTTAACTTCGCCTTTACCAACCCAAAGCCAAATTGAGCTTGTACGAAAATTTACAACCACATTCAGCACAGATACGAATGGCGAAACCAACAACCAccagcaactgcaacagCAAGGCTTAGCCAATTTAtttggaaataaaaaagtacaatttgaaaatctaTTCAATAGGAATACTAGTTCGCAGAACGATAATATCTACTTGCAGTACACACCTAGACTACATGATATCTTGTCAGCGGTAATTGGTAACGACCATTCGGAACGTCACAAAATTTTATCCACATTAATCCCTGACAAAGTGAAGCAGCAATACGGTGGTGGTGTAGGACCAGGACCAGGATCAGGAGCAGGAGGAGCCCCGAATTCCCTTCCTCGTGACATCATTGTATATTTCAAGGGTGGCGTAACATACGAAGAAGCGCGTTTGGTCCATGAGCTCAGTGCAAGCAACAAAAGACTTAGCATAATTATAGGCGGTGACCAAGTACTCAATAGCTCGCAGTGGTTGGATAAGATGTGTAGTATGGTATCACGCGAAAATGCACAGACAGATTTAAATGACGAAACAGAGTCTCATGTACAAAATCGAAGCGAACTACTTCGCGATATTTTATAG